From the genome of Burkholderia pyrrocinia:
GTGCGTATACGCGGCCGGATTGATCAGGATGAAATCGGTCTGTTCCTCCCGCGCGGCCTGGATGCGGTCGACCAGCGCGCCTTCATGGTTGCTCTGGAACGACGACAGTTCGGCGCCGGCTTCCCGGGCGCGCGCGGCAAGCGCCTGATCGATCTGCGCCAGCGTGACGCGGCCGTACACCTCCGGTTCCCGGGTGCCGAGAAGGTTCAGGTTGGGGCCGTGCAGCACCAGCAATCGTGTCATGGTCGCTTCTATTTCTGCGGAATTGCGCGAACTTTAGCGCTATTTAGAGAAATTTGTCTAGTTTTGCCGAACGGCCGGGCGCGTCGGACCCGCAAGAATTACCGATGCGGACGCAAAGTATCGGCGAATTCACGCGAAATTGCGTCGATCGACGCACAAATCGCCGCCAACGTGCGGGCCGCCGTTCAGGCGGGTTACAGCGCGTCGAGGGTCTTTTTCAGCTCGGCCGGCTGGATTTGTCCTAATTTTGTCTCGCGAATCTTGCCGGTTTCGTCGATGACGACCGTAAACGGCAACGCGCCAGCGGTATTTCCGAAATTACGGGCCAGATCTGCGCCCGCATAACCGCTGACGAAGATGGGGTAGTCGACCTTCACTTTCTGCAGGAAGGTCTTCACGTTTTGATCGGAATCGACGCCGATCCCGATGAAACGGATGCCTTTCTGCTTGTATTGGTGCGACAGCGCGACGAGCTCGGGCATCTCCTCGACGCACGGGCCGCACCATGACGCCCAGAAATTGACGACGACCTTCTGGCCCTTGAAGGCGGCCAGCGTGGCCGGCTTGCCGTCGACACTCGTCAGCGACGCCGCCCACAACTGGTCGACCGGGCTGCCCTGTGCGGCGGGCGCGGCGACGGCGACGCCGTCGTCGGCCGTGCCGCGGAACCAATGGCCGGCGGCGACTCCGCCGGCGACGGCGGCGGCCGCGACCACCGCGAGCGCCAACATGCGTTTCATCATCATCGTTGAATCATTCCGGTTCGGAAGGGGCTTTGCCTGCTTCGACGAGCGCGCGCAGCGCGGCGGCATCCGCGCGGGCGACACGGCCGCGCGAGTCGGCCTTGACCGCGCCGCGCAGGTCGTCGCTCGCATAAAGCGCGAGGTGGATGCCGATCGCGTCCACGTCGCGCCGCGGGCGCCACAGGAAACTGAGCGTCTCGACATCGCCGCGGCCCGCGAAGTGCCGCGTCTCGGATACGTCGTACTGGACGTTCTGGTTCAGCAGGTAGATCGCAACATCCTTCGGGTTGTCGGTAAATGCCTGCAAATGGATGTCCGAATGCGCGTTCGCGGTGCCGTTCAGCACGGCGCCCGTCACATACGGACGGAACTCGGCGAGCCGGCGCATCCAGTCGAGCGCGATCTCGCGCAGCAGGCGCAGTTCGTCCGGCTGCGTGTCGCTCTGGAACAGCGCGAGGTACTCGCGGAGTTCTTCCTCGATCTGGTCGTTATCCGGCAGCCATTCACCGGCAACGCGAGAATCACCCAGCAACTGGCGTGCGGCCTTGCGTTTCGCGCTGGCGTAGTCCAGCCCGTCCTCCGCGATCAGGCGGGCGGCGGACTGGGCGATTTCCTCGCGGACGCGCCGCGGGTCGACAAGAGGTTTGCGAGACATGATCCGGCAATCATACTAGATCGCCGCAGCGCCAGAGCGCGGCTGCGGCGGCCTGCCGCCCGGCGCACCGGCGGCGTTTGCATGCATCGTTCGGGCCGCCGGGCATGGCAGGCCGTCAGTTACAATACTGCTCTTTGTGTCGCGGCGACGAGCGCCGGTCGCACGGCCTGTCCGGCGCGCCGCAGACGCATCTTTTCCGAATCGACGGCGCCCGGCGGCGCGAAAGCATTCATCTATGCACATCCACATTCTTGGCATCTGCGGCACCTTCATGGGCGGTCTCGCCGTACTCGCGCGCGAGGCGGGCCACACGGTGACGGGTTGCGACGCGGGCGTCTATCCGCCGATGAGCACGCAGCTCGAGGCGCAGGGCATCACGCTGATCGAGGGCTACGGCGCCGAACAGATCGACCTGAAACCGGACCTGTTCGTGATCGGCAACGTCGTCACGCGCGGCAATCCGCTGATGGAGGCGATCCTCGATCGCGGCCTGCCGTACGTGTCGGGCCCGCAGTGGCTCGGCGAGCACGTGCTGGCCGGCAAATGGGTGCTCGCGGTCGCCGGCACGCACGGCAAGACGACCACGTCGTCGATGCTCGCGTGGCTGCTGGAAGACGCGGGCCTGAACCCGGGCTTCCTGATCGGCGGCGTGCCGCTGAACTTCGGCGTGTCGGCGCGGCTCACCGATTCGAGCTTCTTCGTGATCGAGGCCGACGAATACGATACGGCGTTCTTCGACAAGCGCTCGAAGTTCGTCCACTACCGGCCGCGCACCGCGGTGCTGAACAACCTTGAATTCGATCACGCTGACATCTTCCCGGATCTCGCCGCGATCGAGACGCAATTCCACCACCTCGTGCGCACCGTGCCCGGTGTCGGCCGGATCGTCACGAACGGCCGCTCGGACGCGCTCGAGCGCGTGCTGGCGCGCGGCTGCTGGAGCGAGGTCGAGCGGTTCGGCGTCGATGGCGGCTGGCAGGCGCTGCCGGCCGAGGACGGCGTGCCGGTCGACGAGCGCTTCGCCGTGTATTCGCACGCGGAGCGCGTCGGCGAAGTCGCGTGGCAGGTGCAGGGCGACCACAACCGGATGAACGCGCTCGCGGCGATTGCCGCCGCGCGCCACGTCGGCGTGCCGCCCGCGCA
Proteins encoded in this window:
- a CDS encoding TlpA family protein disulfide reductase; protein product: MMMKRMLALAVVAAAAVAGGVAAGHWFRGTADDGVAVAAPAAQGSPVDQLWAASLTSVDGKPATLAAFKGQKVVVNFWASWCGPCVEEMPELVALSHQYKQKGIRFIGIGVDSDQNVKTFLQKVKVDYPIFVSGYAGADLARNFGNTAGALPFTVVIDETGKIRETKLGQIQPAELKKTLDAL
- the mpl gene encoding UDP-N-acetylmuramate:L-alanyl-gamma-D-glutamyl-meso-diaminopimelate ligase, which gives rise to MHIHILGICGTFMGGLAVLAREAGHTVTGCDAGVYPPMSTQLEAQGITLIEGYGAEQIDLKPDLFVIGNVVTRGNPLMEAILDRGLPYVSGPQWLGEHVLAGKWVLAVAGTHGKTTTSSMLAWLLEDAGLNPGFLIGGVPLNFGVSARLTDSSFFVIEADEYDTAFFDKRSKFVHYRPRTAVLNNLEFDHADIFPDLAAIETQFHHLVRTVPGVGRIVTNGRSDALERVLARGCWSEVERFGVDGGWQALPAEDGVPVDERFAVYSHAERVGEVAWQVQGDHNRMNALAAIAAARHVGVPPAQAAASLASFRNVKRRMEVRGSVDGVTVYDDFAHHPTAIDTTIAGLRARIGSQNARILAVLEPRSNTMKLGVMKSQLPASLADADLVFGYGAPTGRDALGWNLGEALAPLGDKARAYDDLHVLVKAVVEAARPGDHVLVMSNGGFGGVHQKLLDALGSRT
- the aroQ gene encoding type II 3-dehydroquinate dehydratase; this encodes MTRLLVLHGPNLNLLGTREPEVYGRVTLAQIDQALAARAREAGAELSSFQSNHEGALVDRIQAAREEQTDFILINPAAYTHTSVAIRDAIAGVGIPFVEVHLSNVHRREAFRHHSYFSDQAEGVICGLGWKGYLYALEYALDKLQGTSRG